One region of Parerythrobacter jejuensis genomic DNA includes:
- a CDS encoding SDR family NAD(P)-dependent oxidoreductase, whose amino-acid sequence MEVGANTPAVVTGGASGLGAATARALAAKGVKVAIFDMNEEKGNAMAEELGGVFCKVNVTSDEEVDAGFAKAREAHGQERILVNCAGIGNAIKTASRSREDGSIKHFPLSAFDFVIQVNLVGTFRCIAKSAAGMMSLDPLTEEGDRGAIVNTASVAAEDGQIGQAAYSASKGGVVGMTLPIARDLMKEGIRVNTILPGIFDTPLLAAAPQNVRDALAASVPFPKRLGMPDEYAKLAMTMIETGYFNGEDVRLDGGIRMAPR is encoded by the coding sequence ATGGAAGTTGGTGCCAATACCCCCGCAGTCGTCACCGGCGGCGCATCCGGCCTCGGTGCTGCAACGGCCCGTGCGCTGGCAGCCAAAGGCGTGAAAGTCGCGATCTTCGATATGAACGAAGAAAAGGGCAACGCCATGGCGGAAGAGCTTGGCGGGGTTTTCTGCAAGGTCAATGTCACCAGCGACGAGGAAGTCGATGCCGGCTTCGCAAAGGCCCGTGAAGCCCATGGGCAGGAGCGTATCCTGGTCAATTGCGCAGGCATCGGCAACGCGATCAAGACGGCCAGCCGTTCGCGCGAAGATGGCTCGATCAAGCACTTCCCGCTTTCGGCCTTCGATTTCGTCATCCAGGTCAATCTGGTCGGCACGTTCCGCTGCATCGCCAAGTCGGCAGCGGGCATGATGTCGCTTGATCCGCTGACGGAAGAGGGTGATCGCGGCGCTATCGTGAACACCGCATCTGTCGCGGCAGAGGATGGCCAGATCGGCCAGGCAGCCTATTCCGCCTCCAAGGGCGGTGTTGTCGGCATGACATTGCCGATTGCACGCGACCTGATGAAGGAAGGTATCCGCGTCAACACGATCCTGCCGGGTATTTTCGACACCCCGCTGCTTGCCGCCGCGCCGCAGAATGTGCGCGATGCACTGGCCGCATCGGTGCCATTCCCCAAGCGTCTGGGTATGCCGGACGAGTATGCGAAACTGGCCATGACGATGATCGAAACCGGCTATTTCAATGGCGAAGATGTGCGCCTCGATGGCGGCATCCGGATGGCCCCTCGTTAA